From the genome of Colletotrichum destructivum chromosome 10, complete sequence, one region includes:
- a CDS encoding Putative FAD-binding domain, FAD/NAD(P)-binding domain superfamily: protein MSDRNGTPLPVIIVGAGVSGLLLAQHLRKTNVPFRLYERDADFTTRGVGWGLTLHWSLPALRSLLPEDLVARLPDAYVDRAAVARGEASAFPFFDLSTGELKGAGPRAPESLRIRVTRERLRRLLATGVDIQWEKSFAKVEEKQDSVVVSFSDGSSVAGRVLVACDGSQSRVRRQMFPDQYEGHRIPVRLLGLKLLLSPDQIAPIQELDPFFLQGTSSRDDTFVYLSILDAPGNNDESTGEYSCQMCISWPDRPGFLGKAAPIGYPQTNDGKIELIRSFAEGWSEPFRGLALGIPAGTDVKHLDLYDYAPPKGLRSKGRAVLMGDALHAMAMYRGEGANHAIIDVQDFAETVAPALDAGFAELRAAMDVYEDRVVARARPGVLASRRACLDAHDWPRIGPASPLLSKREMMLQFDEE from the exons ATGTCAGACCGAAACGGGACCCCGCtccccgtcatcatcgtcggcgccggcgtcagcggcctgctgctggcccaGCACCTGCGCAAGACCAACGTGCCCTTCCGCCTCTACGAACGCGACGCCGACTTCACCACGCGCGGCGTCGGCTGGGGCCTGACGCTGCACTGGTCGCTGCCGGCGCTGCGGTCCCTGCTGCCGGAAGACCTCGTCGCGCGGCTGCCGGACGCGTACGtcgaccgcgccgccgtcgcgcggGGCGAGGCCTCGGCGTTCCCCTTCTTTGACCTCAGCACCGGCGAGCTGAAGGGCGCCGGCCCGCGGGCGCCCGAAAGCCTGCGGATCAGGGTGACGCGGGAGAGGCTGCGGCGGTTGCTTGCGACGGGTGTGGACATTCAG TGGGAGAAGAGcttcgccaaggtcgaggagaagcaggaTTCAGTCGTCGTCTCATTCAGCGACGGCTCGTCGGTGGCCGGCCGAGTGCTCGTGGCATGCGACGGGAGCCAGTCTCGAGTCCGGCGGCAGATGTTCCCGGACCAGTACGAGGGACACCGGATCCCGGTCCGGCTGCTCGGCCTCAAGTTGCTCCTGTCGCCGGATCAAATAGCGCCGATTCAGGAGCTGGACCCTTTCTTCTTGCAAGGGACATCGTCTCGCGATGATACGTTTGTCTATCTCAGCA TTCTCGACGCCCCCGGCAACAACGACGAGAGCACGGGGGAGTACAGCTGCCAGATGTGCATCTCGTGGCCGGACCGCCCGGGGTTCCTGGGCAAGGCAGCGCCGATAGGCTACCCGCAGACGAacgacggcaagatcgagCTCATCAGGTCGTTCGCCGAGGGATGGTCGGAGCCATTTCGTGGACTCGCGCTTGGTATTCCCGCCGGTACGGATGTGAAGCACCTCGACCTCTACGACTACGCGCCGCCCAAGGGACTGAGGTCCAAGGGGAGGGCGGTGTTGATGGGTGACGCCCTTCACGCTATGGCGATGT ACCGAGGTGAGGGCGCGAACcacgccatcatcgacgtgCAGGACTTCGCCGAGACGGTGGCGCCCGCTTTGGACGCGGGCTTCGCGGAGCTGCGGGCCGCCATGGACGTCTACGAGGACCGCGTCGTCGCAcgcgcccggcccggcgTGCTGGCTTCGCGCCGGGCCTGCTTGGACGCGCACGACTGGCCCAGGATCGGCCCCGCGAGCCCCTTACTGAGCAAGCGGGAGATGATGCTTCAGTTTGATGAGGAGTAG
- a CDS encoding Putative major facilitator superfamily, MFS transporter superfamily: MSTDDKHPKDVVSSASSDSHAPSSNNNVDAAWKFLNSHRDAGDGTASVDMGALRRKIDWRIVPLMFLCYTMQFLDKVILNYAAVMGLSKDLKLVGNQFSNIATFLFVGLLCFEIPNIYFLQMVPAAKWLGLNVVLWGTATACGAAAHNYQTLLVSRVFLGIFEATIGPSLMLISSQWYTKSEQAPRFSFWYLGLGLGQILGGAISYGFQHVPPHAALDGWRIMFIVLGCVTVAIGLATLLFVPDTPMKATWLSDTEKVALLRHVSVNQTGIESRKFRPRQILEALMDPQMYLITLAVVLTSVSSGVITTYSATLIRNLGYDPKRAALMNMPSGIVSIFFTLLVGYGIRHKSNRWAWIVVCIIPAIIGGALMSFLPVSNRSGCLAGIYLVNAIVAPLPVFYAWTAANFGGATKRAFAAAIVSGSFSIGNIIGPQTFQARDAPQYRPAKIAVMGTQAGCALVTLALYAYYRLENKRRGAVAQSEDAYLAPEVWQSMTDKENKSFRYTY; encoded by the exons ATGTCCACGGACGATAAGCACCCCAAGGACGTCgtgagctcggcctcgtccgacTCGCACGCGCCATCAAGCAACAAcaacgtcgacgccgcgtGGAAGTTCCTCAACTCCCAccgcgatgccggcgacggcacggCCTCGGTCGACATGGGCGCGCTCCGCCGCAAGATCGACTGGCGCATCGTGCCGCTCATGTTCCTTTGCTACACCATGCAGTTCCTGGACAAGGTCATCCTCAAC TACGCTGCCGTCATGGGTCTGTCAAAGGACTTGAAGCTCGTCGGCAACCAGTTCTCCAACATTGCCACCTTTCTCTTCGTCGGTCTCCTCTGCTTCGAGATCCCCAACA TCTACTTCCTCCAGATGGTCCCCGCGGCCAAGTGGCTCGGCCTCAACGTCGTCCTCTGGGGcaccgcgacggcgtgcggcgccgcggcgcacAACTACCAGACGCTCCTCGTCTCgcgcgtcttcctcggcattTTCGAGGCCACCATCGGCCCCTCGCTGATGCTCATCAGCTCGCAGTGGTACACAAAGTCCGAGCAGGCCccgcgcttctccttctggtacctcggcctcggcctcggccagatcctcggcggcgccatctcgTACGGCTTCCAGCACGTCCCGCcccacgccgccctcgacggctgGCGCATCATGttcatcgtcctcggctgcGTCACGgtcgccatcggcctcgccaccCTGCTCTTCGTGCCCGACACGCCCATGAAGGCCACCTGGTTGTCCGACACGGAGAAGGTCGCCCTGCTGCGGCACGTCAGCGTCAACCAGACGGGCATCGAGAGCCGCAAGTTCCGCCCGAGgcagatcctcgaggccctgaTGGACCCCCAGATGTATCTGATAACCCTGGCCGTCGTTCTC ACTTCTGTGTCCAGTGGCGTCATCACGACATACTCGGCCACCCTGATCCGCAACCTCGGCTACGACCCGAAGCGCGCCGCGCTGATGAACATGCCCTCGGGCATCGTCAGCATCTTCttcaccctcctcgtcggctaCGGCATCCGCCACAAGTCCAACCGGTGGGCGTGGATCGTTGTCTGCATCATCCCGGC CATCATAGGCGGAGCCCTCATGTCTTTCCTCCCCGTCAGCAACCGCTCCGGCTGCCTGGCGGGCATCTACCTCGTCAACGCCATCGTCGCGCCCTTGCCCGTCTTCTACGCC TGGACCGCGGCCAACTTTGGCGGCGCGACAAAGCGCGCTTTCGCCGCGGCCATCGTCTCGGGATCCTTCTCCATCGGCAACATCATCGGCCCGCAGACCTTCCAGGCCCGGGACGCGCCCCAGTACCGTCCGGCCAAGATCGCCGTCATGGGCACCCAGGCCGGCTGCGCCCTCGTCACCCTCGCGCTGTACGCCTACTACCGCCTCGAGAACAagcggcgcggcgccgtcgcccagtCCGAGGACGCGTACCTGGCGCCCGAGGTCTGGCAGTCCATGACggacaaggagaacaagtCGTTCCGCTACACGTACTAA